Proteins co-encoded in one Pyxidicoccus xibeiensis genomic window:
- a CDS encoding heavy metal-binding domain-containing protein: MRRTVSFLASLVTLAACVSEPKRLPSAVDPSSPDAPEAPLAALPGTLAAPPPPPPRPLATQQDAGTRSEPSSTGHAGHGQPGSAAPARGRDAGTAMYVCPMHPEVRSDKPGTCPKCGMKLVPETPRDGGAQEPGTGGHEHGHGAQP, encoded by the coding sequence ATGCGCCGAACCGTCTCCTTCCTCGCGAGCCTTGTCACGCTCGCGGCCTGCGTCTCCGAGCCGAAGCGGCTGCCCTCGGCAGTGGACCCGTCCAGCCCCGATGCGCCCGAGGCGCCCCTTGCCGCCCTGCCGGGCACGCTCGCGGCGCCCCCTCCTCCCCCTCCCCGTCCGCTCGCGACGCAGCAGGATGCGGGCACGCGCTCCGAGCCTTCGAGCACGGGGCATGCGGGACACGGACAGCCTGGCAGCGCGGCTCCGGCGCGAGGCCGCGACGCGGGCACCGCCATGTACGTCTGTCCGATGCACCCGGAGGTCCGCTCCGACAAGCCCGGCACCTGCCCCAAGTGCGGAATGAAGCTGGTGCCGGAGACGCCGCGGGACGGGGGCGCGCAGGAGCCCGGCACCGGAGGGCATGAGCACGGCCACGGAGCTCAGCCGTGA